The Halosimplex litoreum genome has a window encoding:
- a CDS encoding DUF460 domain-containing protein, which translates to MSTRTSALDAVVFGVDVQSGDVRGDVSYALVAFDGEHVDRDVVSRRKLRRLIRDERPAIVATDNMYELAENKDALVHFLGELPDETTLVQVTGAERPEPLSRVANRHDVPYGKDPMKEAEAAARLAANNVGQVVSAFTDETEVKVSRGRSTGGGGGWSEDRYTRRIHGSVKKRTREVESDLQEAGLDFEREETEKYGGFSNAVFTVEGRPRDIPVSNERAGDVRVEVERVRRDGIEFRPLAKRRDHVVVGVDPGTTTAVAIVGLDGEVLDVLSTRTADSAEVTEWIVERGRPVIVAADVTPMPSTVEKLRRSFDAAGWTPDRDLPVDVKQHRTREEGYDNDHERDAMAAAFGAFDAHRDQFERIAAKVPPGQEVGPVVARVVAGEESVETVLDDLRDDGGEAPEESDQPDNEQSPEQKRISQLESQVAQLQSHVESLEDTIDEKDAEIDDLEGKLTEARSETRIEARKDREVTRLERENRRLKGEVDEREERVDELEGKLERLKALWKLDHSNFADISEKKEGLTPVKVVEQFTSDAIDDADERFGLAEDDVILFRDASGAGASTADKIVDVDPKIVLRDGGLSDIADEILFKHDVPVAPADMVTVQEVDELAVAREREVEAAIEDWEDRAEEREREQNAQMVDRLISEHRAGDRGESD; encoded by the coding sequence GTGAGCACCCGTACGAGTGCGCTGGACGCCGTCGTCTTCGGGGTGGACGTCCAGAGCGGCGACGTGCGCGGGGACGTGTCCTACGCGCTGGTGGCGTTCGACGGCGAACACGTCGACCGGGACGTGGTCTCCCGGCGGAAGCTCCGCCGGCTGATCCGCGACGAGCGACCCGCCATCGTCGCCACCGACAACATGTACGAACTCGCCGAGAACAAGGACGCGCTGGTCCACTTCCTCGGCGAACTGCCCGACGAGACGACGCTCGTCCAGGTCACCGGCGCCGAACGCCCGGAGCCGCTCTCGCGCGTCGCCAACCGCCACGACGTGCCCTACGGCAAGGACCCGATGAAGGAAGCCGAGGCCGCCGCCCGCCTGGCCGCCAACAACGTCGGCCAAGTCGTCTCCGCCTTTACCGACGAGACCGAGGTCAAGGTGTCCCGTGGTCGCTCGACCGGCGGTGGCGGCGGCTGGTCCGAGGACCGCTACACGCGCCGGATCCACGGATCCGTCAAGAAGCGCACCCGGGAGGTCGAGTCCGACCTGCAGGAGGCGGGCCTCGACTTCGAGCGGGAGGAGACCGAGAAGTACGGCGGCTTCTCCAACGCCGTCTTCACCGTCGAGGGCCGCCCCCGGGACATCCCCGTCTCGAACGAGCGGGCGGGCGACGTACGCGTCGAGGTCGAGCGCGTCCGCCGGGACGGCATCGAGTTCCGCCCGCTCGCCAAGCGCCGGGACCACGTCGTCGTCGGCGTCGACCCCGGCACGACTACGGCGGTCGCGATCGTCGGCCTCGACGGCGAGGTGCTGGACGTGCTGAGCACCAGAACCGCCGACAGCGCCGAGGTCACCGAGTGGATCGTCGAACGGGGACGACCGGTCATCGTCGCCGCCGACGTGACGCCGATGCCCTCGACAGTCGAGAAACTGCGCCGCTCGTTCGACGCCGCAGGCTGGACGCCCGACCGGGACCTCCCGGTCGACGTGAAACAGCACCGCACCCGCGAGGAGGGCTACGACAACGACCACGAGCGCGACGCCATGGCCGCCGCTTTCGGCGCCTTCGACGCCCACAGGGACCAGTTCGAGCGCATCGCCGCGAAGGTCCCCCCGGGCCAGGAAGTGGGGCCAGTCGTCGCTCGTGTCGTCGCCGGCGAGGAGAGCGTCGAGACGGTCCTCGACGACCTGCGCGACGACGGTGGCGAGGCCCCCGAGGAGTCCGACCAGCCCGACAACGAACAGTCCCCCGAACAGAAGCGGATCTCACAGCTCGAATCGCAGGTCGCCCAGCTGCAGTCCCACGTCGAGAGCCTGGAAGACACGATCGACGAGAAAGACGCCGAAATCGACGATCTCGAAGGCAAGCTCACCGAGGCGCGCAGCGAGACCCGCATCGAGGCCCGCAAGGACCGAGAGGTCACCCGGCTGGAGCGGGAGAACCGCCGTCTGAAGGGCGAGGTCGACGAACGCGAGGAGCGCGTCGACGAACTCGAGGGGAAACTCGAACGGCTGAAGGCGCTCTGGAAGCTCGACCACTCGAACTTCGCGGACATCTCCGAGAAGAAGGAGGGGCTGACGCCGGTGAAAGTCGTCGAGCAGTTCACCAGCGACGCCATCGACGACGCCGACGAGCGGTTCGGCCTCGCCGAGGACGACGTGATCCTGTTCCGCGACGCCTCCGGCGCCGGTGCCTCGACCGCCGACAAGATCGTCGACGTCGATCCCAAGATCGTCCTCCGCGACGGCGGCCTCTCGGATATCGCAGACGAGATCCTCTTCAAACACGACGTACCGGTCGCGCCCGCCGACATGGTCACCGTCCAGGAGGTCGACGAACTGGCCGTCGCCCGCGAGCGCGAGGTCGAGGCGGCCATCGAGGACTGGGAGGACCGCGCCGAGGAGCGCGAACGCGAGCAGAACGCGCAGATGGTCGACCGACTCATCAGCGAACACCGCGCCGGCGACCGCGGCGAGAGCGACTGA
- a CDS encoding SCP2 sterol-binding domain-containing protein: MTPDASPLVGGAETPYETRKLKAAEKPTPHTMTPTLPGDADEWADRLQARLNDRESFAEAAAGFDATFRFAILPDDRYDGDPVVLTVVVADGACVAARGHDPDADYDFGLAGPYAVWVDLLEDDLDITEAVMGGSLEFEGSEMELLSNREAVTELVRAAQNVDADFAY; this comes from the coding sequence GTGACCCCGGACGCGAGCCCCCTCGTCGGCGGCGCCGAGACGCCCTACGAAACCCGAAAGCTCAAAGCCGCGGAGAAGCCCACACCACACACGATGACACCGACGCTGCCGGGTGACGCCGACGAGTGGGCCGACCGGCTCCAGGCGCGACTCAACGACCGCGAGTCCTTCGCCGAGGCCGCCGCGGGCTTCGACGCCACGTTCCGGTTCGCCATCCTCCCCGACGACCGCTACGACGGCGACCCCGTCGTTCTCACCGTCGTCGTCGCCGACGGCGCCTGCGTGGCCGCCCGCGGGCACGACCCCGATGCCGACTACGACTTCGGACTGGCCGGCCCCTACGCCGTCTGGGTCGACCTGCTGGAAGACGACCTGGACATCACCGAGGCCGTCATGGGCGGCTCCCTGGAGTTCGAGGGCTCGGAGATGGAGCTACTGAGCAACCGCGAAGCCGTCACCGAACTCGTGCGGGCCGCCCAGAACGTCGACGCCGACTTCGCGTACTGA
- a CDS encoding acetoacetate decarboxylase family protein, with translation MSDQPPKTRTLSTGQEVAVPLETEAEATAVVVTADAGAVAERLPEGLAPLRIAPGRSAVTLLSVDYRRIGDDAMAPYEEFGALLAATPAAGPVPELGAVRRGLARPAGALGGYVAALPVTTEPARALGVEIWGYPKSVADVAITDRGDRRRTAIGGERGHVLTFETPWNPRFRTTVEATSYTDGTGTGGDPGGRLRAQPLELSGAFGARPVAGSYALGGNPLADRLRGLGLGRSLGTVAFEGTFVIGEGRPLI, from the coding sequence GTGTCCGACCAGCCGCCGAAGACGCGAACCCTCTCGACGGGCCAGGAAGTCGCCGTGCCGCTGGAGACCGAGGCCGAGGCGACGGCGGTCGTCGTCACGGCCGACGCGGGCGCGGTCGCCGAGCGGCTCCCCGAGGGGCTCGCACCGCTCAGAATCGCTCCCGGCCGGTCCGCGGTCACTCTCCTCTCGGTCGACTACCGCCGGATCGGCGACGACGCGATGGCGCCCTACGAGGAGTTCGGCGCCCTCCTCGCGGCGACGCCCGCCGCCGGCCCCGTCCCCGAACTCGGCGCCGTCCGTCGCGGGCTCGCCCGACCGGCGGGAGCGCTCGGCGGATACGTCGCCGCGCTCCCGGTCACGACCGAGCCCGCCCGCGCGCTGGGCGTCGAGATCTGGGGGTATCCGAAGTCGGTCGCCGACGTCGCGATCACCGACCGCGGCGACCGTCGGCGGACGGCAATCGGAGGCGAACGAGGTCACGTCCTCACGTTCGAGACGCCGTGGAACCCGCGGTTTCGGACGACCGTCGAGGCGACGAGTTACACCGACGGGACCGGGACCGGCGGCGACCCCGGCGGTCGGCTCCGAGCGCAACCGCTCGAACTGTCGGGGGCGTTCGGCGCCCGCCCCGTCGCGGGATCGTACGCGCTGGGCGGCAATCCGCTGGCCGACCGCCTGCGCGGGCTCGGGTTAGGTCGGTCGCTCGGGACGGTCGCGTTCGAGGGCACCTTCGTCATCGGCGAGGGCCGACCCCTGATCTGA
- a CDS encoding DUF7470 family protein, producing MIDKLGAAGIVGILVILGGIGLIASVEPLIAAGIGLVVAGVGLILYGVVTNVLASFGMGGMV from the coding sequence GTGATAGACAAACTCGGCGCCGCCGGGATCGTGGGCATCCTCGTGATCCTGGGCGGTATCGGACTCATCGCGTCGGTGGAACCGCTGATCGCCGCCGGGATCGGTCTCGTCGTCGCCGGCGTCGGCCTGATACTCTACGGCGTCGTCACGAACGTCCTCGCCTCCTTCGGCATGGGCGGCATGGTCTGA
- a CDS encoding FAD-dependent oxidoreductase: MTLANVDRYDPDRVGDVGGRAVVLGGSVAGLCAARVLADGFEEVVVVERDPLPDAPVARDGAPQTSHPHALLTAGQAVLEDLFVGFGEELVRAGGLVVDTTRSFLEYQRGGFVAPGTERTPTYCATRPLFEHVVRRRLRERDAVRLMSPCRFVDYRTDDDGRAVTGVTVRDGDGPTESLAADLVVDATGRASRTPEWLDDAGYDAPPTDRVEIDLRYSSVRIDRPPGDRRLVSVPPDPPRTSGAALIPVEGDRWDVILAEMGAEGGPVDRAAVLEFAADLPVDLVGDLLATRSWVSDGVTRYPFPASLRRRYERLDRFPEGLVVTGDALASFNPVYGQGMSVAALDALVLHRALADGGIDRLGPRFFDGVAPVLDTPWQLAVGADRGFAATDDSPSATERLFERYFDRLLRRAHEDSAVAAAYQAVVGLERPPTALLRPSVLARVLLPVGGDGERTGPPRTAPPTSDQGSALADDEGALERDRPERPT, encoded by the coding sequence GTGACGCTCGCGAACGTCGACCGCTACGACCCCGACCGGGTCGGTGACGTTGGCGGTCGGGCGGTCGTCCTCGGCGGGAGCGTCGCGGGGCTGTGCGCGGCGCGGGTGCTCGCCGACGGCTTCGAGGAGGTCGTCGTCGTCGAGCGAGACCCGCTGCCCGACGCGCCGGTCGCCCGCGACGGTGCGCCCCAGACGAGCCACCCCCACGCGCTGCTGACGGCCGGCCAGGCGGTCCTCGAAGATCTGTTCGTCGGCTTCGGCGAGGAGCTGGTCCGCGCGGGCGGGCTCGTCGTCGACACCACACGCAGCTTCCTCGAGTACCAGCGCGGCGGGTTCGTGGCTCCCGGCACCGAGCGGACGCCGACCTACTGCGCCACCCGACCGCTGTTCGAGCACGTCGTCCGCCGCCGTCTCCGCGAGCGCGACGCCGTCCGGCTGATGAGCCCCTGCCGGTTCGTCGACTACCGGACCGACGACGACGGCCGCGCCGTAACCGGTGTCACCGTCCGCGACGGCGACGGGCCGACGGAGTCGCTCGCCGCCGACCTCGTCGTCGACGCCACCGGCCGGGCCAGCCGGACGCCGGAGTGGCTGGACGACGCCGGCTACGACGCCCCGCCGACCGACCGCGTCGAGATCGACCTCCGATACAGTTCCGTCCGGATCGACCGCCCGCCGGGCGACCGCCGGCTGGTCAGCGTGCCGCCGGACCCGCCGCGGACCAGCGGCGCCGCGCTGATCCCCGTGGAGGGCGACCGATGGGACGTGATCCTCGCCGAGATGGGCGCCGAGGGCGGCCCGGTCGACCGCGCGGCCGTCCTCGAGTTCGCCGCGGACTTGCCGGTCGACCTGGTGGGCGACCTCCTGGCCACGCGCTCGTGGGTCTCCGACGGCGTCACGCGCTACCCCTTCCCCGCGAGCCTGCGCCGCCGCTACGAGCGGCTCGACCGGTTCCCCGAGGGGCTGGTCGTCACCGGCGACGCGCTGGCGAGCTTCAACCCCGTCTACGGCCAGGGGATGTCCGTCGCCGCCCTCGACGCGCTGGTACTCCACCGGGCGCTGGCCGACGGCGGCATCGACCGCCTCGGCCCTCGTTTCTTCGACGGCGTGGCGCCGGTGCTCGACACCCCCTGGCAGCTGGCGGTCGGCGCCGACCGCGGCTTCGCGGCGACCGACGACTCGCCCTCGGCGACCGAACGGCTGTTCGAGCGGTACTTCGACCGCCTGCTCCGGCGGGCCCACGAGGACAGCGCCGTCGCCGCGGCCTACCAGGCGGTCGTCGGACTGGAGCGGCCGCCGACCGCCCTGCTGCGCCCCTCGGTCCTCGCCCGGGTCCTGCTCCCCGTCGGCGGGGACGGCGAGCGAACGGGGCCGCCGCGGACCGCTCCACCTACCTCAGATCAGGGGTCGGCCCTCGCCGATGACGAAGGTGCCCTCGAACGCGACCGTCCCGAGCGACCGACCTAA
- a CDS encoding aldo/keto reductase produces the protein MEYTTLGSTGMEVSKVCLGCMSFGSQDSWMLDEEEGRELVERAIDLGVNFFDTANTYSAGESEEILGDVLAHYDRDEQVVATKVRFSGAKDHRNAEGLSRKTIEQELDHSLDRLGMDTADLYQIHRWDYDTPIETTLRALDDAVRRGKVRHIGASSMWAHQFQEALRVSDEEGLARFETMQDLYHLTYREEEREMYPVCDRENVGVIPWSPLAAGYLTRPHEEFTSTDRGEHEIDYGTPYHEGPGSEEINGRVEELADDKGVTMAQIALAWQFQNDNVDAPIVGTSSIEHLEAAVEALDVSLSDSDVEYLEEPYHPVPVYGHE, from the coding sequence ATGGAGTACACCACGCTCGGATCCACGGGCATGGAGGTCTCGAAGGTCTGTCTCGGCTGCATGAGCTTCGGCAGCCAGGACAGTTGGATGCTCGACGAAGAGGAGGGTCGCGAACTCGTCGAGCGGGCCATCGACCTGGGAGTCAACTTCTTCGACACCGCAAACACCTACTCGGCGGGTGAATCGGAGGAGATCCTCGGCGACGTGCTCGCTCACTACGACCGCGACGAGCAGGTCGTCGCCACCAAGGTCCGCTTCTCGGGCGCGAAGGACCACCGCAACGCCGAGGGGCTCTCGCGGAAGACCATCGAGCAGGAACTCGACCACTCGCTCGACCGGCTCGGCATGGACACCGCCGATCTGTACCAGATCCACCGCTGGGACTACGATACGCCCATCGAGACGACGCTGCGTGCGCTCGACGACGCCGTCCGCCGCGGCAAAGTACGGCACATCGGCGCCTCGTCGATGTGGGCCCACCAGTTCCAGGAGGCTCTGCGGGTCAGCGACGAGGAGGGGCTGGCCCGCTTCGAGACGATGCAGGACCTCTATCACCTGACCTACCGCGAGGAGGAACGGGAGATGTACCCCGTCTGCGACCGGGAAAACGTCGGCGTCATCCCGTGGTCGCCGCTGGCGGCGGGCTATCTGACTCGGCCCCACGAGGAGTTCACGTCGACCGACCGCGGCGAGCACGAGATCGACTACGGGACGCCCTACCACGAGGGCCCCGGCAGCGAGGAGATCAACGGACGCGTCGAGGAGCTGGCCGACGACAAGGGCGTCACGATGGCGCAGATCGCCCTGGCCTGGCAGTTCCAGAACGACAACGTCGACGCGCCCATCGTCGGCACGTCGAGCATCGAGCACCTCGAAGCGGCCGTCGAAGCCCTGGACGTGTCGCTGTCCGATTCCGACGTGGAGTACCTCGAAGAACCGTATCACCCGGTTCCCGTGTACGGCCACGAGTAG
- the glnA gene encoding type I glutamate--ammonia ligase, which translates to MTSENAKPDGGLSAEAQDVLDEIEAKNVDFLRLQFTDILGTVKNVSVPADQAEKAFTEGIYFDGSSINGFVRIQESDMRLDPDPSTFAVLPWRNTEESAAGRLICDVIDTSSGQPFSGDPRGVLKRAIERAEDMGYTVNAAPEPEFFLFEEDEEGRATTKTNDAGGYFDLAPKDLAQDVRRDIIYGLEDMGFDIEASHHEVAQGQHEINFTYDDALSTADNVATFRAVVRAIAAEHDLHATFMPKPIPRINGSGMHTHLSLFTEDGENAFHDDDDEFNLSETAKQFTAGILDHAEAIAAVSNPTVNSYKRLVPGYEAPVYVAWSDRNRSALIRKPAARVPAASRIEARFPDPSCNPYLAFAALIHAGLDGIERELDCDDPVRENIYEFDEQKREEYGITTLPSNLGEALDALETDEVIQDALGEHVYENFVEAKSQEYDDYRVDVSDWELDRYLETF; encoded by the coding sequence ATGACAAGCGAAAACGCGAAACCGGACGGGGGTCTCTCCGCCGAGGCACAGGACGTGCTCGACGAGATCGAAGCGAAGAACGTCGACTTCCTGCGCCTGCAGTTCACGGACATTCTGGGGACAGTGAAGAACGTCTCGGTACCGGCCGACCAGGCCGAGAAGGCGTTCACAGAGGGTATCTACTTCGACGGCTCGTCGATCAACGGCTTCGTCCGCATCCAGGAGTCGGACATGCGCCTGGACCCGGACCCGTCGACCTTTGCCGTCCTCCCGTGGCGCAACACGGAGGAGAGCGCGGCCGGCCGTCTCATCTGTGACGTCATCGACACCTCCAGCGGCCAGCCCTTCTCGGGCGACCCGCGCGGGGTGCTCAAGCGGGCCATCGAGCGCGCCGAGGACATGGGCTACACCGTCAACGCCGCGCCCGAGCCCGAGTTCTTCCTCTTCGAGGAAGACGAGGAGGGTCGCGCGACGACGAAGACCAACGACGCCGGTGGCTACTTCGACCTCGCGCCGAAGGACCTCGCTCAGGACGTGCGTCGCGACATCATCTACGGACTGGAGGACATGGGCTTCGATATCGAGGCCTCCCACCACGAGGTCGCCCAGGGCCAACACGAGATCAACTTCACGTACGACGACGCGCTGTCGACGGCCGACAACGTCGCCACCTTCCGCGCGGTCGTTCGCGCCATCGCCGCCGAACACGACCTCCACGCCACGTTCATGCCCAAGCCGATCCCGCGGATCAACGGGTCGGGCATGCACACCCACCTCTCGCTGTTCACCGAGGACGGCGAGAACGCCTTCCACGACGACGACGACGAGTTCAACCTGAGCGAGACGGCCAAGCAGTTCACCGCCGGCATCCTCGACCACGCCGAGGCCATCGCCGCCGTCTCCAACCCGACCGTCAACTCCTACAAGCGACTCGTTCCGGGCTACGAGGCGCCCGTCTACGTCGCCTGGTCCGACCGGAACCGCTCGGCGCTCATTCGCAAGCCCGCCGCGCGCGTCCCGGCCGCCTCCCGTATCGAGGCTCGGTTCCCGGACCCGTCGTGTAACCCCTATCTCGCCTTCGCCGCGCTCATCCACGCCGGCCTCGACGGCATCGAGCGCGAGCTCGACTGCGACGACCCCGTCCGCGAGAACATCTACGAGTTCGACGAACAGAAGCGCGAGGAGTACGGCATCACCACGCTGCCGTCGAACCTCGGCGAGGCGCTCGACGCCCTCGAGACCGACGAGGTCATCCAGGACGCCCTCGGCGAACACGTCTACGAGAACTTCGTCGAAGCGAAGAGCCAGGAGTACGACGACTACCGCGTCGACGTCTCCGACTGGGAACTCGACCGCTACCTCGAGACCTTCTGA
- a CDS encoding endonuclease/exonuclease/phosphatase family protein — translation MKILSCNAGYLLDYDGSLRDYALKPHRGLLGDDAAEQRATERLVDVIAEEHPDVVCLLEVDQGSARTMTEGQVTRLAEALTDRGLAYHARADAKYGDGNVLGRLPVLSHLSNGLLVRDDIDAVIEAHYLETGPKRLVTEVRIGDLSIFAVHLAMSGRGRRKQLDEIAAIVAERERVVVAGDFNAYDGLDEVESALEETGLVLHNPGETVPPRPLDSLVSETRTLDFFLASPDIEPTRCDVIDVQVSDHRPVVMAFDNGGV, via the coding sequence GTGAAGATACTCTCGTGTAACGCCGGTTACCTGCTCGATTACGACGGATCGCTTCGCGACTACGCGCTGAAACCCCACCGGGGACTGCTCGGCGACGACGCCGCCGAACAGCGCGCCACCGAGCGCCTCGTCGACGTGATCGCCGAGGAGCACCCCGACGTGGTGTGCCTGCTCGAAGTCGACCAGGGGTCGGCCCGCACCATGACGGAGGGGCAGGTCACCCGCCTCGCCGAGGCGCTGACCGATCGCGGCCTGGCCTATCACGCTCGGGCCGACGCCAAGTACGGCGACGGTAACGTCCTCGGCCGGCTCCCCGTGCTCTCGCACCTCTCGAACGGCCTGCTCGTCCGCGACGACATCGACGCCGTCATCGAGGCGCACTACCTGGAGACCGGGCCCAAGCGCCTGGTCACGGAGGTCCGCATCGGCGACCTGTCGATCTTCGCGGTCCACCTCGCGATGAGCGGCCGTGGCCGCCGCAAGCAGCTCGACGAGATCGCGGCCATCGTCGCCGAGCGCGAGCGCGTCGTCGTCGCCGGCGACTTCAACGCCTACGACGGCCTCGACGAGGTCGAGTCGGCGCTCGAAGAGACCGGACTCGTCCTCCACAACCCGGGGGAGACGGTCCCGCCGCGCCCGCTCGACTCGCTGGTCTCCGAGACTCGCACCCTCGATTTCTTCCTCGCCTCCCCCGACATCGAACCCACCCGCTGTGACGTGATCGACGTGCAGGTCTCCGACCACCGACCCGTCGTCATGGCGTTCGACAACGGCGGGGTGTGA
- the lrp gene encoding HTH-type transcriptional regulator Lrp: MTYENLDRKLVNALLGDGRASLRSLGEDLDVSVTTVSNHLSDLEEDGIIEGYTPKVDYDKLGYDVTAVLQLKVEGNALPEVTDSLRGHDQMISVYEVTGDYDIIAIGKFTDTDGMNEHIKELLVDPEIKESNTSVVLNAASEHEQFELDTE, from the coding sequence ATGACGTACGAAAATCTGGACCGCAAGTTGGTAAATGCCCTGCTAGGTGACGGGCGCGCGAGCCTACGCAGCCTGGGCGAGGATCTGGACGTGTCTGTGACCACGGTGTCGAACCACCTCTCGGACCTGGAGGAAGACGGCATCATCGAGGGCTACACCCCGAAAGTCGACTACGACAAGCTCGGCTACGACGTGACCGCGGTCCTCCAGTTGAAGGTGGAGGGCAACGCGCTTCCGGAGGTCACCGACTCGCTGCGCGGCCACGACCAGATGATCTCCGTCTACGAGGTGACCGGCGACTACGACATCATCGCCATCGGCAAGTTCACCGACACCGACGGCATGAACGAACACATCAAGGAGCTGCTCGTCGACCCCGAGATCAAAGAGTCCAACACGAGCGTCGTGCTCAACGCCGCCTCCGAGCACGAGCAGTTCGAACTCGACACCGAGTAG